The following proteins are encoded in a genomic region of Magnolia sinica isolate HGM2019 chromosome 1, MsV1, whole genome shotgun sequence:
- the LOC131246718 gene encoding uncharacterized protein LOC131246718, whose protein sequence is MDGSASGNPGLVGGGGICRRDDGSFIFAFSRDYRVGTNNRAELRVIYDGLLQCLDRVMTKVEVETESKVVAELLSGKPSTPYLWWPWVRQIANLGLRVSFQIWLIQREGNGPADGMAREGSKSQRDVDLNHLGELPPHVRACLP, encoded by the coding sequence ATGGATGGATCGGCTAGTGGCAATCCTGGTTTGGTAGGCGGGGGAGGCATTTGTAGGAGGGATGATGGGAGCTTCATTTTCGCTTTCTCTAGAGACTACAGGGTGGGTACGAATAATAGAGCAGAGCTCCGTGTTATCTATGATGGTCTTCTACAGTGTCTGGATAGAGTGATGACCAAAGTTGAAGTTGAAACAGAGTCTAAGGTGGTAGCCGAGCTCCTCTCTGGGAAACCGAGCACACCCTATCTTTGGTGGCCTTGGGTTAGGCAAATTGCCAACCTAGGGCTAAGAGTGTCCTTTCAGATATGGCTCATTCAGCGGGAAGGTAATGGTCCGGCGGATGGAATGGCTAGGGAAGGAAGCAAGAGTCAGAGGGATGTTGATCTTAACCACTTGGGGGAGTTGCCTCCTCATGTGCGGGCTTGTCTTCCTTGA